CGGTCGTAGCGTAAATCGTAATCGTAAACGCATCGTAACACCATGTTACGATTTTCCGAGCGTCTTACTAAGAATCGTAAGTAATAGTAACGTTACGATTTCGTAACTTGCGCTTGTAACTTTACGATTGGGTTAGCCTTGTCGTAAGTATATTAAAAATGGCCGCCCTGTTCGTTGCGAGGAGACAAAATGCCCGACGACCGCGAGTTTTTAAGGAAAGGGTGGTCGCTATCGCCGATGTGCCCGATTGGGAATGCGTTGGGCGTTACAGGTTGACGAAAGACGCCATTTTACGGCTGGAGGCAGCACTGCACGCTGATTTGGAGCCTTCCACGAATAGAACTATGTCAGTGTCATCAATGACGAAggtatattataatttaaaaaatgtttgttttttaacaaacgGGTCTTCCAACTGTATATAGTGGTATCTCTCcgttatattattatgtaaaagtataatgtaacctttttatctttttactgTACCAtccagtgaccttgacctaactTGTCAGTGAAAAGACAGTAAACATCACAAGTTCAACTAGTTTAACGTTGGGCggtttaacattaaatatgtttatacctGAAATGATGTGCTTATTCAAGaaggaattaaaatatttcttgtcATCGTACTAAAAATTTACTACAGTAACATACGTTTGAGTTAATATGTCACAGTTCACTGTCTTCATATCAAGAGTTGAAACATGaaagtttaatattaaacactgttaaatATTCTTGGTCGAATATTCTGATAATTATTAAGTGTATGTGTTTGATGGATATTGATAAACGCCTATGCATTTATCTTATGGACATATCATGACACCAAGATGGAGGCAAACACAGGAAAAAATGgcgttattgaacaaaatactATGCTGAAAGTGGAAATTCTGTGGAGTAGATCTAAAAGCTTTTCCacgaaaaaacatgttttactatGAACATGATTTCTCATGGTTATGCATGTGCTACAGATGGAACATAAAACTATGTCATAACTGAAAGGAAAGTGATAACTGTTTTCAATTAAAGTaaagcaccagtcaattgtaaccacgccccccccccccccccccaggtccggggtatacaTCGGGGAAATgaaccgtgtttttacctttcaggtggccccgcaatgccgggtgaatgcggtagTTTGtattcgctttaaatatagcggggaatgggccttacctagtgtccctggggtgcaggggcatttggggggaattttaccatctgtttgaCCCTCTGTTTTTAGccgggttggctggaccaaaagtcaaagtccttgCTATtcgccggacctgggggggggggggggggggggtgcgtggttacaattgactggtgcataaccatATAGTATTTTCATGATATCAATAGTACTTTTTTGTCACTatggccaatctgtgagagtgcaactttaaatattgttgaatttgTCATAAGGAATCGAATTCCTTAAGTCTTCCTATTTCCTATCATGAAACAtctcttttttaaacaatgaaagtTCCAGTTCTAATTTCTTAAAGtgttaacaaaacatattgcaaGTGAATACAGAGAGATGAGTcaattgtacatgtacaagtaaacAAGATACTGATGTTCGACTGGTATTTCTTAAGTCATATGCTTTTTGGATTTGAATTCATTTATTGGAACTGTTCAACCTACCACTCACTGTTCCTTCTCGTGATGAGACCTCTCCTGTCTTGACCTCAAGTGAAGTTGCCGGGACCTCTGAAGACATGATGCCATTCAATTGTTATGTATGGTGAATTACAAGTGGTTGTCAGTTATTTGTagtaataaatgtattaaaatacaaaacaggcTAATGCTGTCATGTCTGTACCCTACAATTAACCCATATTTATGTTGtcacaataacaaatacatgttaatatatttcCGTTTTTCATTGAGGTACTTATCAGTTCAGGGCAtgctgtttattttgtaacacaaACTTACCACTAGTGTCGATCCCCCCCTTCTATCCCCGAAACAGACACCTTTGGTATGGTTGCAAGGACCTGGAAAGGAGaaatctgtttttcaaaatgaaactatttCACTAAAATATTTAGTAAGAAACAATTATGATACTGATACtataatgtttgcttaaaagggACCCATTCACATCTTGTTGGGAAAACAAAACTTCAACAAGAAGTCAAGAAATAAAGGGCAATGATTTCCATTAACTGAAAAATAGAAGGCTATCACTTGCTTGCTTCATTTTGTGTTTAGTAAGCCctgtttaaagttttttataCAATACAGAAGAGTACAATCATGAACATGTCTTACCTTCTCCTCCCAATCCTGAATGTTCATCTCAATGGGCTCGCCACCTCCAGTTTGTTTGTGGCCGTGAAGCTGCCCCATGACCTTCTTTTTCACTACAGACTGCATAAAGAAAAAATGTGTTGACATTATTGACATTACCGGTAAGTTGCATGTGTTACTTACAGATCATACAACTTATCTACTGCATAGAAATGTATCTTTCATTAAACTACACAATAAATAGTTGTTGTAGTTAATAGCAATAGAAAAACACAATACCTCAACATTTTCTCATCATAGAAGTTTTAAGTCACTTAACCCTTGAGCATCTGCATACTGGcattatttgagaaaataaaaactcaaacatgcaatttactCATGTATCTATAGTGCcctcaattttaaataaacagaacagattgTGTACCTTATTCAAGCGGTTGTTAGGAAttatatttaaggattaaaatttgacatgttgcattttattggggtatggtatgcaatggggctgttcaaaatggacGGAGTCCGAAGGATGACAGGACAAAAGTAACAAACAAACGCATGTGATTTTGATGGGAAATTCCTtagcactttatacagaaataatgtgaaattgataaacaacaaccatcatttaggaatgaagtgttaatgtaaatattgtaccTTCAAGTCGATCCATTTTTTCTTCACTTCTCCAGCGTCCCGGCCATGCCCACCAACACTGTTTACACTATAAAGGTATAACAATTTCCTtagcagtggtcaaaattaacacaagcctgcaagccctgcactggtaaaatggtattgggcttgctcaaattctgaattgtaaatagcagggcttgttaaaaaatttgatgccaagcataATAATTCGGGTTTGTTGATCCCAaggtctaatttcgatgactgccttagttcaaataattgtacgttggcagatttctatattttttttatatggcaatgtttttgtatacagggatgataacagagccaagttgccaatcctgaaaatgtctgcgtggggttcagggggccgcttaaggcccccgatgggtccagggcaaagccctggtggggggaaatggggggcgaagccccctgaagctttccgtatttcagggattctaatacccttttttgccttagaatagtgttcaaggagtacatctttcggtttggtagataaaattatgttcaacacgagacatctacaatcagaacaattatcaggaatcttagcagtgaagtttaacacagttgtctttaaacaaagttaaatttactctttttttacctgaagtcacaggcattagacgtgtacctgacatttttgttcagttgtccacttcccataaaactcaactggctatgatcaaatgcctgtgtatgaacagtctacactgtgggatgtttgatttataataatgaacaacatatcaattatcatgcttgcaaatgtttattgaagtgttatttattcaatttttatgtatcataagagtatttattccattttctgtacatttgatgagaatataatgttatgaattattatatatattattacaagtaatatccaaacggaacttaaatgctttggcagcttagccgttgtggacatggtggacttTGACGTATTCTGGTCCCCAAGCCAGATTTTTTCCCCTCATGGTATTACATGAGTCCAATAGCACACAAACTAGATTGTCCCACAGCAGTTCAagttgtgatttttaaggaggccaaatgtctcaacactatttcttaTTCTATGccagaaaaatagctgcaacagttttctcagtgtttgtgtttgttgacttgtcttagttgaaacaaaaccgagatccatttactcctccacatgttcatcattgaaatggctagccactccgtaagtcatcttgtatgatgctgtacacctttgaatttaaattcgctgagagcttttgtatctttggcaagtgtcttaaataagacacactactgtggtgccagggagcatgttcagccataaatccaagtatcatggcctctggaatgaattgtcagtcattgacaggaacaactggatgcactggctgaggtgtctgttcatccctgacttttgtaaacatacctggaaatacaaattacaacaaaaggatttaaatctcactcaaactgggtcctcaagaagttttgttgaacttTCTCAAATAGATATTAAAATGACTGCCTCTACGTAATaaatattactactacaaaatatttattcatttttttttaaatttgaaccaaaccaattttcatttgaacctcccATTACGGtcaacaatgcttcaaacattatgagaataataaaaaaaaacggtttacagcgtaaacttcaatcggctaaataaaatttgtaaaataaaaatcaattattatgacacaatccgaatcgggatgtccgaaataatgctacatgcgcaaaattcattctcagtttgatcaATTTCAATTAACTCAAAGAGAAACGTTTCGgggtttttttcttaaaaataaatggcaaatatacccttaaaatcgacgaatcgatgtttttagaagttggtggtggtcgttttttttttctattttccaatacccgtttattcgtcttcgtcgtctgtcatatccggatacgaccatccggatactgtcttctagtcccatcggtaatttccgtaatcaccggatgctatcttaaccaatcataaagctcgattgccaagacgtaattaggttcgttaatttccggATTTACACTTCCGtaaaactcacctttcgtacccatattgttcgaactgagCTCGAATCGCTCCCTGTTTCCCTCCCCCCTagaaaaaactcaacggatttacattaatctcaaaatcgatccgtgaggccttaaatccggaattccggattaatccggaattttatcatccctgtgTATATTGGAATTATATATCAATTACtctcatttaattttaaatgtgataGAAATATCATCGAGACTTCAGTTGACATTTCCACTATTTGTCCTCGAACATCACATATTAAGTTTACCTATCACTTTGAATTCACTTTACATGAAAAGGACTTACATTTCAGCCGCTTCCTTCCATGATACAGACTGGGTAGTCTTCGCGGACATAATCATGTCGATTAAAGCATTTCGCTCTTATTCAGTccttacgacagcggcttctaagccacgccccctgatatcaagggagcgaactctgtctatgtccgtcaaacaaacgaggaagtaatggcgtctcgcgtcgtttcgctttccgatattcctgacaaattatcataaatgtgacattacaatgcgaaaaaaatagaagtcaaaggaatttgtaactggctgctacatcggaaggctcgatatatctttagaaaatgacgatatctaacatttacggggtgaaatctatccaagtcagagaaaatcggatagccgccatgttgtcaatattgacatcgatacaaaggaaaagcgtgtgtgtgacgcatactgtaaatgcaaacaagggtaagtttaacttttaataacaccggtccttcttacagtattgttgaaacaaagattaaatcatcgcacaatatgagtaaatcataaacggcccgaatggggaacccggaagtgacattaaataacagttacatgccagctatacagtataaccttgtattctatagtatgagcagaaatggtttattggggttatgcataaaaagtttcagttctaagcGATTGAACACTCTCCctaatgaataataatgtaatagttgacaagtgacaatcgtgggtgataccaatctgtaacttttgcattgctcaaacattcacatgctttgatttttgttcttacagaaattgtggaacatgttcacacactggctgtaaaagtagacctgggaggaaaagtgcccccagtgtggggctcgaactcacaaccaccagaacactagcccggcactctaaccaactaagctgaccgggcagctggttctaacccacacacactaccctgcccccatttaccggttaaggctggtggagggtctcctgctatttaccgttgacaccattaaagtattctgattgtcttcaacaagcctaccgccACAGGAGAcctagccccccccccccccccccccccacacacacacacgatatttgccagtccaggcaatgtcaaccgcaagagaaaaccagtgatgacaagttttacaaataatcggtaggacctattttaaagctttttattacatttagttttactttgctgtacaaaagtaatggactatttgtccagggaaaaacaaccacaaaacattagctattatcttgtcaatatttcattatgatatacatgtaggaagcaaacatcaaaggcagtagcatttacagctagtattaaaatatttaacaatacatgtaactgatttattttaatattggcatcttttatttatttcaggaaagtgtggtcttttgaagagagttcttgaagttgttcagcatgttgttttgacggattcttggaaggatgtacctctatgatgttagctCCAGTTCTGGaatataacaccagttgttgcatatttaatatcagatttattaaatacattgttgttttgcaaacattacttaaactttgatatttctttggtgtttatgtatgatattgtaggtgaatatctctttattgcaatggcaaatatattttaaaatatatagcattagcagaagttatttttcactgttaaagctgcactttcacagattgatcactttgacaacttacacaggattcgattgcatttatcatattttggctcggagaagtttgctttgtgatttatatattaggtcttaatttaaagaatgccaaaataagccgattctgagacaaaaagtgtcaaactagaattctgtgagagtgcaactttaagaatactgttaatcgagtgtgcatgtgatccggactctgaacattggatgaactatcattaaatattgtagatttacgtaaatggcccaaaatataagaataacaatgaaaatatgtacatgtttgacttgttctttattcataataagtctaagtctttacagcacatgtttggcagaatcaagttcttatgaacataataattgatttaaatatatacaatgaaataaattgttttatacagaaaataataccttaacgattcagaccgatctgttctcgttttgttttggtggctcaaatatttatctgaattttggaggaggcctagctgatgtgagctggtcaaatacagtagctgcttgagggtcagggttttcttgattggatttcccgtcgacaaagtgctgatatgaaaataaaaaatctatgaaatgtgtcggaatgacagCTAAAAAGCCCTTGTTTACATAGGAACCATACGAGCagatgagattcggaagcatgcgatggttcggacaaaaatttagttgtacgatatttcctgatttactttgaaagcaaagcagtttataaaaactacataacggtatcaacaaaaatacctctatcttgaatgaaatcaatcgtgtccatgttgaacctgatattaaatggccattaatgccgatttgacaacacaagccaaagcataaatgtacgatgtttatagtttaaaaatagtaatacttatttaggtcatgcacggacaatttcagtattaaataaattttgagtggattgaaataagtagttttgttccaaaaaatacttttgtacagacgtatagatgtttcgcctttgaacgatctttcaaaatttccaagttcagctgttgatgaggtcttccacCGAGTCTGATTCAgcacttgcatttttctaaataactcgctggtttcgaatacggaacgaatTAGAAGCCATCTTTAGAcggcctggctaccttgtaaccgaattacaagtgccatgacaacacattttaccataatacttaaaaaggcgaggaattgcGGGAtcaagacaaatcggccccttaccaaatcggcctactaccaaatcggcccctaagacgtttcggccctgccatttcgtccccttaattaaaatgactcgagacgtttcggccccttagtgattttcaacaaatcctgtcgtaaggtcaattctGTGACCTTTTTCTTGATGTCGCCATTGGGATTGTTTACAGACGATAACGATTTTGCTGTAAAACCTCCTTTTTGAAGATCAAAACAACTACAGTGCGCATGCGTACTATTCTGTTTACGACATCGTAGGTTACGATCTACTATCGAATTTACGATGCGCTTGATAAGACAGTCGCAACTTAAAATCGCAAGTTTCGTAACTTGTGTTTACGATCGTTAAATACGATACGATTAACTATTGTTGATAAGACGCTCACATGATTCGGGGGAATAATTTTGGAAAAAcattatagatagatagatagatagatagatagatagatagatagatagatagatagatagatttattcgtgcatatatatgtcattgtaacaaaccaaatatctcataaagttataacacagactgattaacaaagtattagtgatgGTGTGAGCGTCTTATCAACAATAGTTAATCGTATCGTATTTAACGATCGTAAACACAAGTTACGAAACTTGCGATTTTAAGTTGCGACTGTCTTATCAAGCGCATCGTAAATTCGATAGTAGATCGTAACCTACTATGTCGTAAACAGAATAGTACGCATGCGCACTGTAGTTGTTTTGATCTTCAAAAAGGAGGTTTTACAGCAAAATCGTTATCGTCTGTAAACAATCCCAATGGCGACATCAAGAAAAAGGTCACAGAATTGGACTGAATTAGAGCGAAATGCTTTAATCGACATGATTATGTCCGCGAAGACTACGCAGTCGGTATCATGGAAGGAAGCGGCTGAAATGTAAGTCCTTTTCATGTAAAGTGAATTCAAAGTGATAGGTAAACTTAATATGTGATGTTCGAGGACAAATAGTGGAAATGTCAACTGAAGTCTCGATGATATTTCtatcacatttaaaattaaatgagagtaattgatatataattccaatataaaaaaacattgccatataaaaaaaatataaaaatctgccaacgtacaattatttgaactaagGCAGTCATCGAAATTGGACCTTGGGATCAACAAACccgaattattatactattgcttggcatcatttttttaacaagccctgctatttacaattcagaatttgagcaagcccaataccattttaccagtgcagggcttgcaggcttgtgttaattttgaccactgctaAGGAAATTGTTATACCTTTATAGTGTAAACAGTGTTGGTG
The DNA window shown above is from Mya arenaria isolate MELC-2E11 chromosome 6, ASM2691426v1 and carries:
- the LOC128236598 gene encoding uncharacterized protein LOC128236598 isoform X2, encoding MAGPKRLRGRFGSRPICTLSTGNPIKKTLTLKQLLYLTSSHQLGLLQNSDKYLSHQNKTRTDRSESLRTGANIIEVHPSKNPSKQHAEQLQELSSKDHTFLK
- the LOC128236598 gene encoding uncharacterized protein LOC128236598 isoform X1; its protein translation is MQVLNQTRWKTSSTAELGNFERSFKGETSIRLTLSTGNPIKKTLTLKQLLYLTSSHQLGLLQNSDKYLSHQNKTRTDRSESLRTGANIIEVHPSKNPSKQHAEQLQELSSKDHTFLK